In Roseomonas fluvialis, one genomic interval encodes:
- a CDS encoding glycosyltransferase family 4 protein encodes MTGIAINGRFLTQGMTGVQRFATEITAAADELAARGAWPAARVLHPPGARDAGLRALRAEPAGTRSGQAWEQLDLPRALRGDVLMNLGNTAPILAGARQAVVIHDAGAFDTPESYSFAFRSWYRLLQRLLARRGARILTVSHFSRGRIAAALRIDPASIAVLPEGGEHILRIPADGAVLGRHRLEPARYALVVGNPAAHKNLAALTAAADVLGQHGLTLAVAGAADPAVFRAGGGVAAGAARVLGRVSDSELRALYENALCLVFPSRYEGFGLPPLEAMTCGCAVVAAHAGAVPEVCGEAALYFDPAQPATLAEALDRLITEDGLRDGLRDAGRARATRFTWEGAARELLAHVTEIRA; translated from the coding sequence ATGACGGGCATCGCCATCAATGGCCGCTTCCTGACGCAGGGCATGACCGGCGTACAGCGCTTCGCCACCGAGATCACCGCGGCCGCCGATGAACTGGCCGCGCGCGGCGCATGGCCCGCCGCGCGCGTGTTGCACCCGCCGGGGGCGCGCGATGCCGGGCTGCGCGCACTGCGCGCCGAGCCGGCCGGCACGCGCAGCGGCCAGGCCTGGGAACAGCTGGACCTGCCGCGCGCGCTGCGGGGCGACGTACTGATGAACCTCGGCAATACCGCGCCGATCCTCGCCGGCGCGCGCCAGGCGGTGGTGATCCACGATGCCGGCGCCTTCGACACGCCGGAGAGCTATTCCTTCGCCTTCCGCAGCTGGTACCGGCTGCTGCAACGCCTGCTCGCGCGGCGCGGGGCGCGCATCCTGACCGTGTCGCACTTCTCGCGCGGGCGCATCGCGGCGGCGTTGCGCATCGATCCGGCGTCCATCGCCGTGCTGCCGGAAGGCGGCGAGCACATCCTGCGCATTCCCGCCGACGGTGCGGTGCTCGGCCGGCACAGGCTGGAGCCCGCGCGCTACGCGCTGGTGGTCGGCAACCCTGCCGCGCACAAGAACCTCGCGGCGCTGACCGCGGCGGCCGATGTGCTGGGCCAGCACGGGCTGACGCTGGCGGTGGCCGGCGCCGCCGACCCCGCGGTGTTCCGCGCCGGGGGCGGCGTGGCGGCCGGGGCCGCGCGCGTGCTCGGGCGGGTGTCCGATTCCGAACTGCGCGCGCTGTACGAGAACGCTCTGTGCCTGGTGTTTCCCTCCCGCTACGAAGGCTTCGGGCTGCCGCCGCTGGAAGCCATGACCTGTGGCTGCGCCGTTGTCGCCGCCCATGCCGGCGCGGTGCCGGAAGTCTGCGGCGAGGCCGCGCTGTATTTCGACCCGGCGCAGCCCGCGACACTGGCCGAGGCACTGGACCGCCTCATCACCGAGGACGGCCTGCGCGACGGCTTGCGCGACGCCGGCCGCGCACGCGCCACCCGCTTCACCTGGGAAGGCGCCGCGCGCGAGCTGCTCGCGCACGTGACGGAGATTCGCGCATGA
- a CDS encoding flippase, protein MTATAPDGAQERTGGRRLVSGVLWNALGRGIPLLLALALTPVLVHLMGTDRWGLFTLALALVGIFGVFDLGLGMALTRAVSERIGEGRGAEAPALVGATLWSLLGVSILMAALAWWFMPVLIGRVLLVPPALEAEALAAFRVLAAAAPLVVINAALWGVLAAWQRFRAANLVNMPVSVFYYLGPVFALLAFDSLVAVMVALVLVRLVSGLAYAALAWRDVPGLGLARPGFGLLRPLLRQGGWMSLSGALTQVLLYADRFLVGALIGLTAVAFYATPLDLVMRMWILPVAVAQTLLPAIASSFRSAPERTALLMRRGTLIVAALVLPACLVLVALAEWLLWLWLGNDFAQGGGMVLRILGVGIFFSCLAFVPGTLLDAIGRPEVVATFSLVQAAVFLPLGALLLVLMGIEGAAIAWAARAATDCAGRFLLAARFYPPAREAGRALLPLLGAAGIGLAAMVPLGLGTAIVVGALTFGAVVALGWRIAPAEDRSALLRRAGFA, encoded by the coding sequence ATGACAGCGACGGCGCCCGACGGCGCGCAGGAACGGACCGGCGGGCGCAGGCTGGTCTCGGGCGTGCTCTGGAACGCGCTCGGGCGGGGCATCCCGTTGCTGCTCGCGCTCGCGCTGACACCGGTGCTGGTCCACCTGATGGGAACGGATCGCTGGGGGCTGTTCACCCTCGCTCTCGCGCTGGTGGGGATCTTCGGCGTCTTCGACCTCGGCCTCGGCATGGCATTGACGCGCGCGGTGTCGGAGCGGATTGGCGAAGGCCGCGGAGCCGAGGCCCCCGCGCTGGTGGGCGCGACGCTGTGGTCGCTGCTGGGCGTGTCCATCCTGATGGCGGCGCTGGCCTGGTGGTTCATGCCGGTGCTGATCGGGCGCGTGCTGCTGGTGCCCCCGGCGCTGGAAGCGGAAGCCCTTGCCGCCTTTCGCGTGCTGGCCGCGGCCGCGCCGCTGGTGGTGATCAATGCCGCGCTGTGGGGGGTGCTGGCGGCCTGGCAGCGCTTCCGCGCGGCGAACCTGGTGAACATGCCGGTCAGCGTCTTCTACTACCTGGGCCCGGTTTTCGCGCTGCTGGCCTTCGACAGCCTCGTGGCGGTGATGGTGGCCCTTGTGCTGGTGCGGCTGGTCAGCGGCCTCGCCTATGCCGCGCTCGCCTGGCGCGACGTGCCGGGGCTGGGGCTGGCGCGCCCGGGCTTCGGGCTGCTGCGGCCGCTGCTGCGCCAGGGCGGGTGGATGTCCCTGTCCGGGGCGCTGACGCAGGTGCTGCTGTATGCCGACCGCTTCCTGGTCGGCGCGCTGATCGGGCTGACGGCGGTCGCGTTCTATGCGACACCGCTCGACCTCGTCATGCGCATGTGGATCCTGCCCGTGGCGGTGGCGCAGACGCTGCTGCCGGCCATCGCCTCCTCCTTCCGTTCGGCCCCCGAACGCACCGCGCTGCTGATGCGCCGCGGCACGCTGATCGTGGCCGCCTTGGTGCTGCCGGCCTGCCTAGTTCTGGTGGCTCTGGCGGAGTGGCTGCTCTGGCTGTGGCTGGGCAACGACTTCGCGCAGGGCGGCGGGATGGTGCTGCGCATCCTGGGTGTCGGGATCTTCTTCTCCTGCCTGGCCTTCGTGCCCGGCACGCTGCTGGATGCGATCGGCCGCCCCGAGGTCGTCGCGACTTTCTCCCTGGTGCAGGCGGCGGTGTTCCTGCCGCTCGGCGCGCTACTGCTGGTGCTGATGGGGATCGAGGGTGCGGCGATCGCCTGGGCGGCGCGCGCGGCAACCGACTGCGCCGGGCGCTTCCTGCTGGCGGCGCGCTTCTACCCGCCGGCGCGCGAGGCCGGGCGCGCGCTGCTGCCGCTGCTCGGCGCAGCGGGGATCGGCCTGGCGGCGATGGTGCCGCTGGGACTTGGCACAGCCATCGTGGTCGGCGCGCTGACATTCGGCGCGGTCGTCGCACTCGGCTGGCGCATCGCGCCCGCCGAGGACCGCAGCGCCCTGCTGCGCCGCGCGGGGTTCGCATGA
- a CDS encoding sugar transferase — translation MSSVPVGPLPPQDAPSRAIASLSGFLGSADRAAARLPMAKRLVDIAIAGTALLLASPFFLVVALLVRADGGPAFYAHPRVGRAGRIFGCLKFRSMVIDSQARLDALLAIDPAARAEWETTRKLKYDPRITRIGRFLRATSLDELPQLINVLRGEMSIVGPRPVTQAELDRYYGAAAAHYVTVRPGITGLWQVSGRSETTYDQRVALDVAYVSQPSMLADVRILLKTPVAVLSRRGAH, via the coding sequence ATGTCCAGCGTTCCGGTTGGTCCTCTCCCCCCGCAGGATGCGCCTTCGCGCGCCATCGCAAGCCTGTCCGGCTTCCTCGGTTCGGCCGATCGCGCCGCGGCGCGCCTGCCGATGGCCAAGCGGCTGGTCGACATCGCGATCGCCGGGACGGCGCTGCTGCTGGCATCGCCCTTTTTCCTCGTGGTCGCGCTCCTGGTGCGCGCCGATGGTGGGCCTGCCTTCTACGCGCATCCGCGCGTGGGCCGCGCCGGGCGCATCTTCGGCTGCCTCAAGTTCCGTTCCATGGTGATCGACAGCCAGGCGCGGCTCGACGCACTGCTCGCCATCGACCCCGCGGCGCGCGCGGAGTGGGAGACCACCCGCAAGCTGAAGTACGACCCGCGCATCACCCGCATCGGCCGGTTCCTGCGCGCCACCTCGCTCGACGAACTGCCGCAGCTGATCAACGTGCTGCGTGGCGAGATGAGCATCGTTGGCCCGCGCCCGGTCACGCAGGCCGAACTCGACCGATACTACGGCGCAGCGGCGGCGCATTACGTGACGGTGCGCCCCGGCATCACCGGCCTGTGGCAGGTGAGCGGCCGCAGCGAGACGACCTACGACCAGCGCGTCGCTCTCGACGTCGCCTATGTCTCGCAGCCCTCGATGCTGGCGGATGTGCGCATCCTTCTGAAGACGCCGGTCGCCGTCCTCTCGCGGCGCGGCGCGCATTGA
- a CDS encoding DUF6311 domain-containing protein — translation MRTLSFRLAAALSYVVALAIGLAMVTALFPIDVLVPRAGMGWAPQGDAAQHAIAQRYFLGDAWRWPPLVARNLIPPEGLNIAFSDGIPLQAMLLKALRGVLPDGFHGIGLWYAIAWVAQPVAAVWCLRAAGETRLLPAIGVALAAVSMPAFINRYGHAALTGQFTIFVALGFYLRLVRAPSVALWAGAAAAMVATLLIHPYLAAMALALLAATPLTLLLRGDSRWVGAGIGVAVAVVLVAGVMLAFGYVGAQGDGGFGQFALNLASPFWPYRSWVLGALAPQEIDATGHGGWEGYNWLGLGLLVAIAAVLATRPRATGAALRRHAGLVLALAGLTVLAVSFRVGAGEAILLDLGPAPGFLEQFRASGRFFWPVGCALLIGTAALLARAPHIGSLSVLAMGLVQFADAAPNRAALAAWADQRPAWVVDAPALRGLLAQAESVTVLPSWPCVPPRDPFGDHVRQLQVLTLAAERPVPANTMYVARWRGARPACTDAAVLATPLAPGELRIILPGAREAAMATMPDAASRCAPLGELLVCGPR, via the coding sequence GTGCGCACCCTGTCTTTCCGGCTGGCCGCGGCCCTGTCCTATGTCGTCGCGCTGGCCATCGGCCTCGCGATGGTCACAGCACTTTTTCCGATCGACGTCCTGGTGCCGCGGGCGGGGATGGGCTGGGCGCCGCAGGGCGATGCCGCGCAGCACGCCATCGCGCAGCGATACTTCCTGGGCGACGCCTGGCGCTGGCCGCCACTGGTGGCGCGCAACCTGATCCCGCCGGAGGGGCTGAACATCGCCTTCTCCGATGGCATCCCGCTGCAGGCGATGCTGCTCAAGGCGCTGCGCGGCGTGCTGCCGGATGGCTTCCACGGCATCGGCCTGTGGTACGCGATCGCCTGGGTGGCGCAGCCGGTCGCTGCCGTGTGGTGCCTGCGCGCGGCGGGCGAGACGCGCCTGCTGCCCGCCATCGGCGTGGCGCTGGCGGCGGTCTCGATGCCGGCCTTCATCAACCGCTACGGCCATGCGGCGCTGACCGGGCAGTTCACGATCTTCGTCGCGCTGGGATTCTACCTGCGCTTGGTGCGGGCGCCGTCGGTCGCGCTGTGGGCAGGGGCGGCGGCTGCGATGGTCGCGACGCTGCTGATCCACCCCTACCTGGCGGCGATGGCGCTCGCGCTATTGGCCGCTACGCCGCTGACGCTGCTGCTGCGCGGCGATTCGCGCTGGGTCGGCGCGGGCATCGGCGTGGCGGTGGCGGTGGTGCTGGTGGCCGGCGTGATGCTCGCCTTCGGCTATGTCGGCGCGCAGGGCGATGGCGGCTTCGGGCAATTCGCGCTGAACCTGGCCTCGCCGTTCTGGCCCTATCGGTCCTGGGTGCTGGGCGCGCTCGCGCCGCAGGAGATCGACGCGACCGGTCATGGCGGGTGGGAAGGCTACAACTGGCTCGGCCTTGGCCTGCTGGTGGCGATCGCGGCTGTGCTGGCCACGCGGCCGCGCGCGACCGGCGCGGCGCTGCGCCGCCATGCGGGCCTGGTGCTTGCGCTGGCGGGGCTGACGGTGCTCGCGGTGTCGTTCCGGGTGGGGGCGGGGGAGGCGATCCTGCTCGACCTCGGCCCGGCGCCGGGGTTTCTCGAGCAGTTCCGCGCCTCGGGTCGGTTCTTCTGGCCGGTGGGCTGCGCGCTGCTGATCGGCACGGCGGCGCTGCTGGCGCGCGCGCCGCATATCGGGTCGCTGTCGGTGCTGGCGATGGGCCTGGTGCAATTCGCCGATGCCGCGCCGAATCGTGCCGCACTCGCGGCCTGGGCGGACCAGCGCCCGGCCTGGGTGGTCGATGCGCCGGCGCTGCGCGGGTTGCTGGCGCAGGCGGAGAGCGTGACGGTGCTGCCCTCCTGGCCCTGCGTGCCGCCGCGCGACCCCTTCGGCGACCATGTGCGGCAGTTGCAGGTGCTGACGCTCGCGGCGGAGCGGCCCGTGCCGGCCAACACCATGTACGTCGCGCGCTGGCGCGGCGCGCGGCCGGCCTGCACGGATGCGGCGGTGCTGGCGACGCCGCTCGCACCCGGCGAATTGCGCATCATCCTGCCCGGCGCGCGCGAGGCCGCGATGGCCACCATGCCGGACGCCGCGTCGCGCTGCGCGCCGCTCGGCGAGTTGTTGGTCTGCGGGCCGCGGTGA
- a CDS encoding glycosyltransferase family 2 protein yields the protein MTDAPALSIVVPAYNEQEVLPEFHRRLAGALEGIGIAWEVVYVNDGSRDTTLDVMLGLQRDDPRAAVVNLSRNFGKEIALTAGLDHARGTEAIVVIDADLQDPPEVIPALVAAWREGFDVVYAQRNTREGETWVKKATAAGFYRVMQRLGGKVKLPPDTGDFRLMSRRATDALLKLREQHRFMKGLFAWIGFPSKAVRYDRAPRAAGETKWNYWKLWNFSLEGITSFTVAPLKVATYFGFGIAVLASCYLVFIVTGTLFRGNPVAGYPSLLAVTLFLGGVQMMMLGIIGEYLGRIFNETKQRPLYFTERYSPSRISAGAVETLRRSA from the coding sequence ATGACCGACGCCCCCGCGCTGTCCATCGTCGTGCCCGCCTATAACGAGCAGGAGGTCCTGCCCGAATTCCATCGCCGCCTGGCCGGCGCGCTGGAGGGGATCGGCATCGCCTGGGAGGTCGTCTATGTGAATGACGGCTCGCGCGACACGACGCTGGACGTGATGCTCGGCCTGCAGCGCGACGACCCGCGCGCCGCCGTGGTCAACCTCTCGCGCAACTTCGGCAAGGAGATCGCGCTGACCGCCGGCCTCGACCACGCGCGCGGCACCGAGGCGATCGTGGTCATCGATGCCGACCTGCAGGACCCGCCCGAGGTCATCCCCGCCCTGGTCGCCGCCTGGCGCGAGGGCTTCGACGTGGTCTACGCCCAGCGCAACACGCGCGAGGGCGAGACCTGGGTGAAGAAGGCGACCGCCGCCGGCTTCTACCGCGTGATGCAGCGCCTGGGCGGGAAGGTGAAGCTGCCACCCGACACCGGCGATTTCCGCCTGATGAGCCGCCGCGCGACCGACGCGCTGCTGAAGCTGCGCGAACAGCACCGCTTCATGAAGGGGCTGTTCGCCTGGATCGGCTTCCCGTCCAAGGCGGTGCGCTACGACCGCGCCCCGCGCGCCGCCGGCGAGACCAAGTGGAACTACTGGAAGCTGTGGAACTTCTCGCTGGAGGGCATCACCTCCTTCACCGTCGCACCGCTCAAGGTCGCGACCTATTTCGGCTTCGGCATCGCGGTGCTGGCGTCCTGCTACCTGGTGTTCATCGTCACGGGCACGCTGTTCCGCGGCAACCCGGTCGCGGGCTATCCGTCGCTGCTGGCGGTCACGCTGTTCCTGGGCGGGGTGCAGATGATGATGCTGGGGATCATCGGCGAATACCTCGGGCGCATCTTCAACGAGACCAAGCAGCGCCCGCTCTATTTCACCGAACGCTACAGCCCGAGCCGCATTTCCGCCGGCGCCGTCGAGACCCTGCGCCGGTCCGCCTGA
- a CDS encoding SDR family NAD(P)-dependent oxidoreductase: MLDLTGKGAIVTGAGSVGPGWGNGKATAVLLARQGAAVFCIDNNPEAVAETVGLITAEGGRAIAHTADATRSEDVKAAIEAAVAAFGRLDILVNNVGGSHPGSAESMTEEVWDRQFDINLRSAFLGCKHALPHLRAHKTAAIVNIASIAALRMSGDRPHIAYSASKMGVIGLSKSVAMDQARHGVRCNTVIPGLMHTPLVENRLLRQLGANDAATLIAKRDAQVPMGKMGTGWDVAHAVLFLASDEAHYITGTEIIVDGGMSAMMPGAA, translated from the coding sequence GTGCTCGATCTGACAGGCAAGGGTGCCATCGTGACCGGCGCGGGCTCGGTGGGGCCGGGCTGGGGCAATGGCAAGGCGACGGCGGTGCTGCTGGCCCGCCAGGGTGCCGCGGTGTTCTGCATCGACAACAACCCGGAGGCGGTAGCCGAGACGGTCGGCCTCATCACTGCGGAGGGTGGGCGCGCCATCGCCCACACCGCCGACGCGACCCGCAGCGAGGACGTGAAGGCGGCCATCGAGGCCGCGGTCGCTGCCTTCGGGCGGCTCGATATCCTGGTGAACAATGTCGGCGGGTCGCATCCCGGCAGCGCGGAATCCATGACCGAGGAGGTCTGGGACCGGCAATTCGACATCAACCTGCGCAGCGCCTTCCTGGGCTGCAAGCACGCGCTGCCGCATCTGCGCGCGCATAAGACGGCGGCGATCGTGAACATCGCCTCGATCGCCGCGCTGCGCATGAGCGGCGACCGGCCGCATATCGCGTACTCGGCGTCCAAGATGGGCGTGATCGGGCTGTCGAAGTCGGTCGCGATGGACCAGGCCAGGCATGGCGTGCGCTGCAACACCGTCATCCCCGGCCTGATGCACACGCCGCTCGTGGAGAACCGGCTGCTTCGGCAGTTGGGTGCCAACGACGCCGCCACGCTGATCGCCAAGCGCGACGCGCAGGTGCCCATGGGCAAGATGGGGACCGGCTGGGACGTGGCGCACGCCGTGCTGTTCCTCGCCTCGGACGAGGCGCACTACATCACGGGCACTGAGATCATCGTCGATGGCGGCATGAGCGCCATGATGCCGGGGGCCGCATGA
- a CDS encoding carboxymuconolactone decarboxylase family protein has product MSNRFPPIPREQLDDAQRAVFDAIASGPRGGVTGPFNVLLRAPAVGDAAQRLGAALRFSGLLDDGLREIAILTVSRRWAAQYEWFAHHPIAVKAGVDVSALDRLRQGEDPRFADPAQQLVWQTARLVLEHGRLDDAQFAAARDALGEARLVELLAVLGYYTLLSFILNVGEVPVPDPKPFPDAS; this is encoded by the coding sequence ATGAGCAATCGCTTTCCACCCATCCCGCGCGAGCAGCTGGACGACGCGCAGCGCGCGGTGTTCGACGCCATCGCCTCCGGCCCGCGCGGCGGCGTGACGGGGCCCTTCAACGTGCTGCTGCGTGCGCCCGCGGTGGGGGATGCGGCGCAGCGGCTCGGCGCGGCGCTGCGCTTTTCCGGCCTGCTGGATGACGGGCTGCGGGAGATCGCGATCCTGACCGTCTCGCGGCGCTGGGCCGCGCAATACGAATGGTTCGCGCATCACCCCATCGCGGTGAAGGCCGGCGTCGATGTCAGCGCATTGGACCGGCTCCGCCAGGGCGAGGACCCGCGTTTCGCCGACCCGGCGCAGCAGCTGGTGTGGCAGACCGCACGCTTGGTGCTCGAGCATGGCCGGCTCGACGATGCACAATTCGCCGCGGCGCGCGATGCGCTCGGCGAGGCACGGCTGGTCGAGCTGCTGGCGGTGCTCGGCTACTACACGCTGCTGTCCTTCATTCTGAACGTGGGGGAGGTGCCGGTGCCTGACCCGAAGCCCTTCCCCGACGCGTCCTGA
- a CDS encoding Bug family tripartite tricarboxylate transporter substrate binding protein produces the protein MTIRTSRRALLGAATLATPAIAWAQGSLAGRTITLVVPSPAGGGTDFSARLVAEPLGRALGATMVVENRPGGNDVVGLMSVLRAPADATTLLCGYCATMTARPAIGGIGEIQPIRDFQAVGVITDTPQLFVTHPSVPANTLQEFIALAKQRPGAMNYASAGIGSMHHMGTEYLKHRVGIDLVHVPYRGTGETIRDLIAGRIQFYMNSPPPLTPLVRDGQLRALCVSSNERHPGLPDIPSAAEQGLPDTGLNVWFAVFAPRGVPAAQVALLSDKLQEVLADPGVRQRAFDAGALVAPSTAAALTDRVARETESWRQIARTANITAG, from the coding sequence ATGACCATCCGCACATCGCGCCGCGCCCTGCTGGGTGCAGCGACGCTTGCGACGCCGGCGATCGCCTGGGCGCAGGGCAGCCTGGCCGGGCGCACGATCACGCTGGTGGTGCCCTCGCCGGCCGGCGGCGGCACCGACTTCTCCGCGCGCCTGGTGGCGGAGCCCCTCGGCCGCGCGCTGGGCGCCACCATGGTGGTCGAGAACCGCCCCGGCGGTAACGACGTGGTCGGGCTCATGTCGGTGCTGCGCGCGCCGGCCGATGCCACCACGCTGCTGTGCGGCTACTGCGCCACCATGACCGCGCGCCCTGCGATCGGCGGCATCGGCGAGATTCAGCCGATCCGCGACTTCCAGGCGGTCGGCGTCATCACCGACACGCCGCAGCTGTTCGTCACGCACCCCAGCGTGCCGGCCAACACGCTGCAGGAATTCATCGCGCTGGCGAAGCAGCGGCCGGGTGCGATGAACTATGCCTCGGCCGGCATCGGGTCGATGCACCACATGGGCACGGAATACCTGAAGCATCGCGTGGGGATCGACCTGGTGCACGTGCCCTATCGTGGCACCGGGGAGACGATCCGCGACCTGATCGCTGGGCGCATCCAGTTCTACATGAATTCGCCCCCGCCGCTCACGCCGCTGGTGCGCGACGGGCAGCTGCGCGCGCTGTGCGTGAGCTCCAACGAACGCCATCCGGGGCTGCCGGACATTCCCTCCGCTGCCGAGCAGGGGCTGCCCGATACCGGGCTGAACGTGTGGTTCGCAGTGTTCGCGCCGCGCGGCGTGCCGGCGGCGCAGGTGGCGCTGCTGTCCGACAAGCTGCAGGAGGTGCTGGCCGACCCGGGCGTGCGCCAGCGCGCCTTCGACGCCGGCGCGCTGGTGGCGCCCAGCACCGCCGCCGCGTTGACCGACCGCGTGGCGCGCGAGACCGAGAGCTGGCGGCAGATCGCGCGCACGGCGAACATCACGGCGGGCTGA
- a CDS encoding DUF4089 domain-containing protein, which produces MPEADPEAIIAALLPATGIPVDPAWRVAIAANLRIAGTIAEALKSFPLPDEVEPAPIFEPGR; this is translated from the coding sequence ATGCCCGAAGCCGACCCCGAGGCGATCATCGCCGCCCTGCTGCCCGCCACGGGCATCCCGGTCGACCCGGCGTGGCGCGTCGCCATCGCCGCCAACCTGCGCATCGCCGGCACCATCGCCGAGGCGCTGAAATCCTTCCCGCTGCCCGACGAGGTCGAACCCGCCCCGATCTTCGAGCCCGGCCGATGA
- a CDS encoding AtzE family amidohydrolase: MSVDSLLDRDATGIAAAFRGGDASATEIAQAALARIAARNGVLNAFTDVTADRALARAAALDAARAHGHALPPLAGAPVAAKNLFDIAGVVTRAGSRINRDHPPADADATAVARLEAAGGLLLGGLNMGEYAYDFTGENAHDGPSRNPHDTTRMTGGSSGGSGGAVAGGLATVALGSDTNGSIRVPSSFCGTFGLKPTYGRVSRAGAFPFVAAFDHVGPLARSVRDLTAVHDALAGPDAADPACTRRAAEPIGQGFEAGIGGLRIARLGGWFARNLLPESHAAMDLVCTALRVQREAVLPEAEGARGAAFLITMAEAAELHLPRLRSRAAEFDPAVRDRLIAGALLPAAWVLSAQRFRRWFAARAAEVFRDHDVLLAPATPMSAPKLGTQTVTLEGVELPLRANIGVHTQPISFIGLPVVAVPIWPPGAALPLAVQVIAPAWREDLALRVARVLEREGIARAPVAPFGA, encoded by the coding sequence ATGAGCGTGGACAGCCTGCTCGACCGCGACGCCACCGGCATCGCGGCCGCCTTCCGCGGCGGTGACGCCAGCGCCACCGAGATCGCGCAGGCCGCACTCGCGCGCATCGCCGCGCGCAACGGCGTGCTGAATGCCTTCACCGATGTCACGGCGGACCGCGCACTCGCCCGCGCCGCCGCGCTGGATGCGGCACGTGCGCATGGCCACGCGCTGCCGCCGCTGGCCGGCGCGCCGGTCGCCGCCAAGAACCTGTTCGACATCGCCGGCGTGGTGACGCGGGCGGGGTCGCGCATCAACCGCGACCACCCGCCCGCCGATGCCGATGCCACCGCCGTGGCGCGGCTGGAAGCCGCCGGTGGGCTGCTGCTCGGCGGGCTGAACATGGGCGAATACGCCTATGACTTCACGGGCGAGAACGCGCATGACGGGCCGTCCCGCAACCCGCACGACACGACGCGCATGACGGGCGGGTCGTCGGGCGGGTCGGGCGGCGCGGTGGCGGGCGGGCTGGCCACGGTCGCGTTGGGGTCGGACACCAACGGGTCGATCCGCGTGCCGTCGTCCTTCTGCGGCACCTTCGGGCTGAAGCCGACCTATGGGCGTGTGTCGCGGGCGGGGGCGTTCCCCTTCGTCGCGGCCTTCGACCATGTCGGGCCGCTGGCGCGGTCGGTGCGCGACCTGACGGCGGTGCATGATGCGCTGGCTGGGCCGGATGCAGCTGACCCTGCCTGCACGCGGCGTGCGGCGGAGCCGATCGGGCAAGGTTTCGAGGCCGGCATTGGCGGGCTGCGCATCGCCCGGCTCGGCGGCTGGTTCGCGCGCAACCTGCTGCCCGAAAGCCACGCGGCGATGGACCTCGTCTGCACCGCGTTGCGCGTGCAGCGCGAGGCGGTGTTGCCGGAGGCCGAGGGCGCCCGTGGTGCGGCCTTCCTGATCACCATGGCGGAGGCGGCCGAACTGCACCTGCCGCGGCTGCGATCGCGCGCCGCGGAATTCGACCCGGCGGTGCGCGACCGGCTGATTGCGGGCGCGCTGCTGCCGGCCGCCTGGGTGCTCTCGGCGCAGCGCTTCCGGCGTTGGTTCGCCGCACGCGCCGCCGAGGTGTTCCGCGACCACGACGTGTTGCTCGCCCCCGCCACGCCGATGTCTGCGCCGAAACTCGGCACGCAGACTGTCACGCTGGAGGGCGTGGAGCTGCCGCTGCGCGCGAATATCGGGGTGCACACGCAGCCGATTTCCTTCATCGGCCTGCCGGTGGTGGCGGTGCCCATCTGGCCGCCGGGTGCCGCGCTGCCGCTGGCGGTGCAGGTGATCGCACCCGCCTGGCGCGAGGACCTGGCCCTGCGCGTGGCCCGCGTGCTGGAACGCGAGGGCATCGCCCGCGCCCCCGTCGCCCCCTTCGGAGCCTGA
- the hpxZ gene encoding oxalurate catabolism protein HpxZ, translating to MQIDIPEVKAEVEAAFDRYEAALVSNDVPVLDELFWESPTTVRFGAGENLFGAAEIAAFRASRSPVGLQRDILRRSITTYGRDFATASITFRREGSAKVGRQQQSWVRFPEGWRVVAAHVSLIDAPAA from the coding sequence ATGCAGATCGACATTCCCGAGGTGAAGGCCGAAGTCGAGGCCGCCTTCGACCGCTACGAGGCCGCGCTGGTGTCCAACGACGTGCCGGTGCTGGACGAGCTGTTCTGGGAAAGCCCGACCACGGTGCGCTTCGGCGCCGGCGAGAACCTGTTCGGCGCGGCAGAGATCGCGGCCTTCCGTGCGTCGCGGTCGCCGGTCGGGCTGCAGCGGGACATCCTGCGCCGGTCGATCACCACCTACGGGCGGGATTTCGCCACGGCGTCGATCACCTTCCGCCGCGAGGGCAGTGCGAAGGTGGGACGGCAGCAGCAATCCTGGGTGCGCTTTCCGGAAGGCTGGCGGGTGGTGGCGGCGCATGTGAGCCTGATCGACGCGCCTGCTGCCTGA